GCGAAAGATTGCGAACTTCCACCTTCTAACGTGGAAACGCTCAAGAACTCTAGCTTGGCATATCATCTGATCCACGAGGACCAAGCCTACGGCATTGCCCAGCTCTGGAAAGAAGCATTTTCTCGCGAATCAATAGTTCCAATTCATTCCAATGTCATTACTCGTTATGGTACACCAACTGGGCCAATTCCAGACGAGTTCGCCGACTTCATTGTGCGTCAAATGCTCGAAGAAATTGGAAATGATCCGGCGAACCCGTTTAAAGCAAACTAATCAAGCGTTGCACGCGAGCGGGTGTCAGCGCGTGTTGTGAAATCAACGTCGTCTCGAAGTGCTTTAATAACTAGGATTGTCACATCTACTCATGCGTTTAAGCGAACACCCTGTAATACCACCGTTTTAAGACACTCCCAATCCACTTGACGAATCAGATTCAAAAACTAAACTAACCCCACACTGAACCGCATGCGGTTATTTCCTGGGAAGTAATCAGGATTCTCTGAATCAGAAAATCTGGCGGCGTTCGGGGTGGTCATTACGGCCACCCCGAACACCTCCAGATTTTTTAATGCGCGGGTGAAAGTGAAATGACCAAAGAGGAAGCAGAGCGAATATCGAAGTCGATCAAAGGTTCCAGGAACCTTAATTTCAGCTTACCCCTCCCAGGAGTGCGGCCAGCTTTGACTGAAATCGGGGCAGGTGCTGTTTTGGGCGGATGTTTGAATTGACGACGTAGTTTGCAAACATCAGCAGGCGGGCGATGACGAAGCTGTCGAGTTGCTTCGATGATGCGAGCGGCCAGTCGAGTGCTTCCTCATAGCCTCGTCGAAAGGCATCGAGCAACGTCCCAAAGTCATCGCGGAACCTTATGTGATACATGGCCGTGCCGATGTCCTGTTCGGGGAATCCCCAGGTAATGTCTTCAAAGTCGTACAAGCCCAGGCGCTGGTGATGGACCTTGATGTTGCAGGGATGCAGGTCGTTGTGGATGACGGTTGGCTTTCCGTTTTTCCAAAGTCGTTGAATTGCTCGCTGAGCACGTCTCGTCCCTGTGCGAAACAATTCCTGACGTCTCTTGGGAAGCAGCTTTCGATCGCGTCGGGACAAAATCGTTTCTTCGTCCCAGTAGTAGACGCGATCATTGGTCAGAATCTGAAATCCATTTCGCGGTCGGAACGATTGAGACGCCTTATGGAGCTCGGCAGCACAACGTCCCAGACAGTGATAGGAACGTGCGGTTGGCGCGTTCTCCAGGTGGCGGCCGGTGAGCCAATGGGTGAGCGCAAGATGTGCTGGCTCCGGAAGCCAGCAACTGTGGATTTGGGTTATCAACTTTCCGCGGCTATTGGCCAAAGGAGATTCGACTCGTAAATCGGTGTGCTGAGAAAGATATTCGAGAAACTGTACTTCTCCGTACATTTGCGAGAGCACATGCTGTTGGGGGTTCTGGAATTTTGCTGCGTAGCTGCAAGCGTTCGTGTCCACTCGAAACACGGGCCTGGAACCGTCAGAGACGAGGCGGACGGACTTCACATGGATGGGGTAGTCTGCAAGCGCATCCCCAAGAGCCCTGCGGTATCTGCCAAGCTGCCCGCGTTTCGTAAGCGATTGAAACTCTCGCATTGTCGTTCCTTGTGCCATTTCTCGACCTCGCCTGCCCGACAGCCACGATGATAAGACAGGAGATAAAAGGGGGCAGGACTGAATGGCACCTTCTATACCCGCCAAGTGATCTTTTACCCTTACCATACGCCCGGAATCAGCTTGTACCGAACCCTCATAGCGTATTCCTTGTACCCGTTCAATTCTTCCTGCAACGTCTGGTCCTCCCACTGTGTCCGCACGATCAACACCATTGAGGCCAAACCTGCAGGAATCAATGCCCACAAAGAACCCAACGACAGTGCCATGCCAATGGCATGAAGAATTCCCCCGACATAACCGGGATGTCGGGCGATGGCATAGGGGCCGGTGTCGATCACCGAATGCCCCCGATCCGTTTGAATCCGCACGGTGACTTCAAAAAACTTGTTCACGCTTTCGGCCCAAGTGACGATTCCAATCCCGGCAAGCAGCAAAGCGTAGCCGACACCGCAAACCCACCACGGGACCGGGAACCAGTGGAATCGGCTATCATCCAGAGCCGCCACGAGTAAGACGGCCGCCATTGCTGGAAAGTAAAAGCTGAGCAGAATCTTGTCCCAGCCTTTTGTGCCTTCGTGGAAGCGACTTCTGGCAACGATGACTTCCGGATTCACACGTTGCAGAACAAGAAATACGGCTGAAATGACGCCCAGCAGAATGAGGACGAACAGCCAGCCTTTCGGCCACGCCCATGTGCCAGCAGGCAGGAACAGAAACAGGGCAATGAATACAGGCAGGCCCAATAGTCCCAGAATC
This window of the Gimesia fumaroli genome carries:
- a CDS encoding methyltransferase family protein gives rise to the protein MTAASGSDKPPHGINRRRVILGLLGLPVFIALFLFLPAGTWAWPKGWLFVLILLGVISAVFLVLQRVNPEVIVARSRFHEGTKGWDKILLSFYFPAMAAVLLVAALDDSRFHWFPVPWWVCGVGYALLLAGIGIVTWAESVNKFFEVTVRIQTDRGHSVIDTGPYAIARHPGYVGGILHAIGMALSLGSLWALIPAGLASMVLIVRTQWEDQTLQEELNGYKEYAMRVRYKLIPGVW
- a CDS encoding phosphotransferase enzyme family protein, which gives rise to MREFQSLTKRGQLGRYRRALGDALADYPIHVKSVRLVSDGSRPVFRVDTNACSYAAKFQNPQQHVLSQMYGEVQFLEYLSQHTDLRVESPLANSRGKLITQIHSCWLPEPAHLALTHWLTGRHLENAPTARSYHCLGRCAAELHKASQSFRPRNGFQILTNDRVYYWDEETILSRRDRKLLPKRRQELFRTGTRRAQRAIQRLWKNGKPTVIHNDLHPCNIKVHHQRLGLYDFEDITWGFPEQDIGTAMYHIRFRDDFGTLLDAFRRGYEEALDWPLASSKQLDSFVIARLLMFANYVVNSNIRPKQHLPRFQSKLAALLGGVS